One segment of Pseudodesulfovibrio sp. 5S69 DNA contains the following:
- a CDS encoding response regulator transcription factor → MPKTTLLIVDDHQVVIAGIRSLLAPKTDIEIVGEAANGAEAVRLSGELKPDIVIMDISMPEMDGVEATGRIREVSPETKIIIYTMHSDQRFILELFKAGISGHVLKEGPPADLCAAVEAVMAGKTCFTTIDPAALLRQLSPERPDKEALFEHLSPRELEVFKLLADGLSIKEAAAQLHISPKTVETHKYNLMEKLEVGTIPDLTKLAIRHGLISV, encoded by the coding sequence ATGCCTAAGACAACCCTGCTTATCGTCGACGACCATCAGGTGGTCATCGCGGGCATCCGCAGCCTGCTCGCCCCGAAGACGGACATCGAGATCGTGGGGGAGGCCGCCAACGGGGCCGAGGCGGTCCGGCTGTCCGGCGAGCTTAAGCCCGACATCGTCATCATGGACATCTCCATGCCGGAGATGGACGGGGTGGAGGCCACCGGGCGCATCCGCGAGGTCTCGCCCGAAACGAAGATCATCATCTACACCATGCACTCGGACCAGCGGTTCATCCTGGAGCTGTTCAAGGCGGGCATCTCGGGCCACGTGCTCAAGGAGGGCCCGCCCGCGGACCTGTGCGCAGCGGTGGAGGCGGTCATGGCCGGGAAGACCTGCTTCACGACCATCGACCCGGCCGCGCTCCTGCGTCAGCTCTCCCCGGAGCGGCCGGACAAGGAGGCCCTGTTCGAGCACCTGAGCCCGCGCGAGCTGGAGGTCTTTAAGCTCCTGGCCGACGGCCTGTCGATCAAGGAGGCGGCGGCCCAATTGCATATCAGCCCCAAGACCGTGGAGACCCACAAATACAACCTCATGGAAAAGCTTGAGGTCGGGACCATCCCGGACCTGACCAAGCTGGCCATCCGGCACGGGCTCATCTCCGTCTGA
- a CDS encoding ATP-binding protein has protein sequence MSTPTPPRPPDTRLSERLKKRLFLYASGALLVLTLGVGLSVVATLFDQLKQAEEAGLAHIAETRGLAVGEWYRRALDLARQVTSRTRIREELAAYNAGERSLEDLAAFTRPKLADAMNLSDEVIGLTRLDATGRPVTSVGTPVPAAPAKGLAGPTDAVRFSSPAVVDRVPCLVIAAPILSRSGKRVGTDLVVMDISRLLEIIEQGRNIRGAGTVGLGYATEQGVALFPDGPNGPPVPTPSQIKALRRALHGGTGILPSGDEVTAYTPVSGSGWGLSVSVNERELYNPLRLRLIQLALYSLLIYAVCLIGLWRLLRPLTGRLLLHASELESEVDAKTATLQSELDARLKAEHALHRAHQELEDRVRERTRELAQANEELREIHTRLEGEHEQRKVLSRDLINLLEEDRREVARELHDHTGQLLTTLRLDLQAALESLASADGCCKSQLESAADKITLVQRDIKSISKGLRPDTLEYLGLAQAIEALLDEYRAATSLDIHFFHKGVPRRFDSQKELALYRITQEALTNTVKYAGASRVHISLINRDGRLGLTIEDDGRGFDQAAVAEAASASSSLGLTLMKERMVQLEGTFHIESEPGRGTQVLAELSIGEEHDA, from the coding sequence TGGGGTTGTCCGTGGTGGCGACCCTGTTCGACCAACTGAAGCAGGCCGAGGAGGCCGGGCTCGCGCACATCGCCGAGACGCGCGGCCTGGCCGTGGGCGAGTGGTACCGCCGGGCGCTCGACCTCGCCCGCCAGGTGACCAGCCGGACCCGTATCCGCGAGGAGCTGGCCGCTTACAACGCCGGGGAACGTTCGCTGGAAGACCTGGCCGCGTTCACCCGACCCAAGCTCGCGGACGCCATGAACCTGTCCGACGAAGTGATCGGCCTGACCCGCCTGGACGCTACGGGCCGCCCGGTGACCTCGGTGGGCACGCCGGTCCCGGCCGCGCCGGCAAAGGGTCTCGCCGGGCCGACCGACGCGGTGCGCTTTTCGTCCCCGGCGGTCGTGGACCGCGTCCCCTGCCTGGTCATCGCCGCGCCCATCCTGTCCCGGTCCGGGAAGCGGGTGGGCACCGACCTGGTGGTCATGGACATCTCCCGGCTGCTTGAGATCATCGAGCAGGGCCGGAACATCCGGGGCGCGGGCACCGTGGGGCTGGGATACGCCACCGAGCAGGGCGTGGCCCTGTTCCCGGACGGTCCGAACGGCCCGCCCGTGCCAACCCCCAGCCAGATCAAGGCGTTGCGCCGGGCCCTGCATGGGGGGACCGGCATCCTCCCGTCCGGCGACGAGGTCACTGCCTACACCCCGGTCAGCGGCTCGGGTTGGGGGTTGTCCGTGTCCGTCAACGAGCGGGAGTTGTACAACCCCCTGCGGCTGCGGCTCATCCAACTGGCCCTGTATTCCCTGCTCATCTACGCGGTCTGCCTCATCGGGCTGTGGCGTCTGCTGCGCCCCCTGACCGGGCGGCTGCTGCTGCACGCCTCGGAGCTGGAGTCCGAGGTGGACGCCAAGACCGCCACCCTGCAATCCGAGCTGGACGCCCGGCTCAAGGCCGAGCACGCCCTGCACCGGGCCCACCAGGAGCTGGAGGACCGTGTACGCGAGCGCACCCGCGAGCTGGCCCAGGCCAACGAGGAATTGCGCGAGATCCACACCCGGCTGGAAGGTGAGCACGAGCAGCGCAAGGTCCTGTCCCGCGACCTGATCAATCTTCTGGAGGAGGACCGCAGGGAGGTGGCCCGCGAGCTGCACGACCACACCGGGCAGTTGCTGACCACCCTGCGCCTGGACCTCCAGGCCGCCCTGGAATCCCTGGCCTCTGCCGACGGATGCTGCAAGAGCCAGCTCGAAAGCGCGGCGGACAAGATCACGCTGGTCCAGCGGGACATCAAGTCCATCTCCAAGGGGCTGCGGCCCGACACCCTGGAATACCTCGGCCTGGCCCAGGCCATCGAGGCCCTGCTCGACGAGTATCGGGCGGCCACCAGCCTGGACATCCATTTCTTCCACAAAGGCGTGCCCAGGCGCTTTGACAGCCAAAAGGAACTGGCCCTATACAGGATCACCCAGGAGGCCTTGACCAACACGGTCAAGTACGCCGGGGCGAGCCGGGTGCACATCAGCCTGATCAATCGCGACGGGCGGCTGGGACTGACCATCGAGGACGACGGCCGGGGCTTCGATCAGGCCGCCGTGGCCGAGGCCGCGAGCGCGTCGAGCAGCCTGGGCCTGACCCTGATGAAGGAGCGCATGGTCCAGCTCGAAGGAACCTTTCACATCGAATCCGAGCCGGGCCGGGGCACCCAGGTCCTGGCCGAGCTGTCCATCGGGGAGGAACACGATGCCTAA
- a CDS encoding 4Fe-4S dicluster domain-containing protein, whose protein sequence is MDRRKFLKLACAGVPALGALSATTVRAGGGHPRYAMVIDLRRCVGCHSCSVSCSVENRVPVGKFRATVGEFVIEDKGAAPTVAPLPRLCNHCEEPACVPVCPVHATYKDESGLVLVDSDKCLACGFCVQACPYDARYINPVTHTTDKCTFCVHRLQAGLLPACVENCVGGARIFGDMNDPESLVARTLAAHKHDVSVLAPEQGTKPNVYYINLNAFLDSPANVGLPMAEGAMAAGGEHA, encoded by the coding sequence ATGGACAGAAGGAAATTTCTCAAGCTCGCCTGTGCCGGGGTGCCCGCCCTGGGCGCGCTCTCGGCCACAACGGTCCGCGCCGGGGGCGGCCATCCCCGGTACGCCATGGTCATCGACCTGCGGCGGTGCGTGGGCTGCCACTCCTGCTCGGTCTCCTGTTCGGTGGAGAACCGGGTCCCGGTGGGCAAGTTCCGGGCCACGGTGGGCGAGTTCGTCATCGAGGACAAAGGCGCTGCCCCGACCGTGGCCCCGCTGCCCCGGCTGTGCAACCACTGCGAGGAACCGGCCTGCGTGCCGGTCTGCCCGGTGCACGCCACCTACAAGGATGAAAGCGGCCTGGTCCTGGTGGACAGCGACAAGTGCCTGGCCTGCGGCTTCTGCGTCCAGGCCTGCCCCTACGACGCCCGGTACATCAACCCGGTCACGCACACCACGGACAAGTGCACGTTCTGCGTCCACCGGCTCCAGGCCGGGCTGCTGCCCGCCTGCGTGGAGAACTGCGTGGGCGGGGCGCGCATCTTCGGCGACATGAACGATCCGGAGAGCCTGGTCGCCCGGACCTTGGCGGCGCACAAGCACGACGTCAGCGTCCTGGCCCCGGAGCAGGGCACCAAGCCCAACGTCTATTACATCAACCTGAACGCCTTCCTGGACAGCCCGGCCAACGTGGGCCTGCCCATGGCCGAAGGCGCGATGGCGGCGGGAGGTGAACATGCCTAA
- the nrfD gene encoding NrfD/PsrC family molybdoenzyme membrane anchor subunit yields the protein MPKVIELVNVPPALTWEILEPLALTLLTAAACAILLAGCLTVSGQGRRTRGGLFITGIAASITGLGALTLSLGNPFHLYMFMVSPSFSSWTTIGTFLLPVFLGLSMLALYLDSDGDGRARPVAGLAALFALGVLTYASREIGYLQGRVMWHSAALPLGFVLAGLSGGTGLAALLSGLKRRAMPAWLLLLMSAASLLCAGAGFLLTPPEGYALAMPQAWTMLSLIGGAGGVLGLIALKARGLAPLAGLVAYGGGLGFYVRLIFLGQSIPRNSYTAVDAQAVAHLVSAHSLLILAGSLVFLIGIGMVLGGLFSNTGMAGKEHSHG from the coding sequence ATGCCTAAGGTCATCGAACTGGTCAACGTGCCCCCGGCCCTCACCTGGGAGATCCTGGAACCGCTCGCGCTCACCCTGCTCACTGCCGCGGCCTGCGCCATCCTGCTGGCGGGTTGCCTGACCGTGTCCGGCCAGGGCAGGCGGACGCGCGGCGGGCTGTTCATCACCGGCATCGCCGCGTCCATCACCGGCCTGGGTGCGTTGACGCTCTCCCTGGGCAACCCATTTCATTTATATATGTTCATGGTCTCGCCGTCCTTCAGCTCCTGGACGACCATCGGCACCTTCCTGCTCCCGGTTTTCCTCGGCCTGTCCATGCTGGCCCTGTATCTGGACAGCGACGGCGACGGCCGTGCCCGGCCCGTTGCCGGACTGGCGGCCCTCTTCGCCCTGGGTGTGCTGACCTATGCCTCGCGCGAGATCGGCTACCTCCAGGGGCGGGTCATGTGGCATTCCGCGGCGCTGCCCCTGGGCTTCGTCCTGGCCGGACTGTCCGGCGGGACCGGGCTGGCTGCACTGCTCAGCGGGCTCAAACGCCGGGCCATGCCCGCCTGGCTTCTGCTGCTCATGAGCGCGGCCTCCCTGCTCTGCGCCGGGGCGGGCTTTCTGCTCACCCCGCCCGAGGGCTACGCCCTGGCCATGCCGCAGGCCTGGACCATGCTCTCCCTGATCGGCGGGGCCGGGGGCGTCCTCGGCCTGATCGCCCTGAAGGCGCGTGGGCTGGCCCCGCTGGCCGGACTCGTCGCCTACGGCGGGGGGCTTGGCTTCTATGTCCGACTTATTTTTCTCGGCCAGTCCATCCCCCGCAATTCCTATACCGCCGTGGACGCACAGGCCGTGGCTCACCTCGTCTCGGCCCATTCCCTGCTGATCCTGGCCGGGAGCCTGGTCTTCCTGATCGGCATCGGCATGGTCCTGGGCGGTCTTTTCAGCAACACCGGCATGGCAGGGAAGGAGCACTCTCATGGATAG